A genomic stretch from Juglans microcarpa x Juglans regia isolate MS1-56 chromosome 3S, Jm3101_v1.0, whole genome shotgun sequence includes:
- the LOC121258222 gene encoding hypersensitive-induced response protein-like protein 1 translates to MGQLLCCVQVDQSTVAIRETFGKFDDVLEPGCHCMPWVLGKQIAGHLSLRVQQLDVRCETKTKDNVFVTVVASIQYRALVGKAADAFYKLSNTRGQIQSYVFDVIRASVPKLELDSVFEQKNEIAKAVEEELEKAMSAYGFEIVQTLIVDIEPDEHVKRAMNEINAAARMRVAANEKAEAEKILQIKRAEGDAESKYLSGLGIARQRQAIVDGLRDSVLAFSTNVPGTTSKDVMDMVLVTQYFDTMKEIGASSKSNSVFIPHGPGAVKDIAAQIRDGLLQANITQK, encoded by the exons ATGGGGCAACTTTTATGCTGTGTTCAAGTGGACCAGTCAACTGTAGCCATTAGAGAAACTTTTGGGAAGTTTGATGATGTGCTTGAGCCTGGTTGTCACTGCATGCCATGGGTTTTGGGCAAGCAGATAGCTGGCCATCTCTCCTTGCGTGTGCAGCAGCTGGATGTTCGATGTGAAACGAAGACAAAG GATAATGTCTTTGTTACTGTTGTTGCTTCTATTCAATACCGGGCCTTAGTAGGGAAGGCTGCAGATGCTTTCTACAAACTCAGCAATACCAGAGGACAAATACAATCCTATGTCTTTGATG TTATTAGGGCAAGTGTTCCAAAGTTGGAGCTGGATTCTGTTTTTGAACAGAAGAATGAAATAGCAAAAGCTGTGGAGGAGGAACTAGAAAAG GCGATGTCTGCTTATGGGTTCGAGATAGTTCAGACTCTCATTGTGGATATTGAACCAGATGAGCATGTGAAAAGGGCAATGAATGAGATAAATGCCG CTGCTAGAATGAGGGTGGCTGCAAATGAGAAAGCCGAAGCAGAGAAGATATTGCAAATCAAACGAGCTGAGGGAGATGCCGAGTCCAAGTATCTGTCTGGGCTTGGCATAGCTCGGCAACGTCAAGCCATTGTAGACGGGCTGAGGGACAGTGTGCTGGCTTTCTCTACAAATGTTCCTGGGACTACATCAAAGGATGTCATGGACATGGTTCTGGTGACTCAATACTTTGACACGATGAAAGAAATTGGTGCATCCTCGAAATCCAATTCCGTTTTCATCCCACATGGACCAGGTGCTGTGAAAGACATTGCTGCACAGATCAGAGATGGCCTCCTTCAAGCAAATATCACTCAGAAATAG